GCGGTGGATGCGGTTCGGGGCCCCGATGCACGGCGGGCCCGGCCTGGGGGCTCCGGTCTCGCGTGTTCCAAGCGTCTTCGCCGCGGCGCCCCCTATACAGCATGCCGGGGGCGCCGCAATCGGCACGTCCGGCGGAGGAGGGGGCTCGACGACACGGAACCCGCTCGCCCGGCCCCCCAGCGCCGGGCCCGCTTCAGACCAGGGGTGATGTTGAGGGGCGCGCGGGGTCGCTTCTCGCTTCTCGCTTCTCGCTTCTCGCTTCTCGAAACGAAAACGGCACCCCCCGAGAGGAGTGCCGTTCAGTGGCCAGAGAGGGAATTGAACCCCCGACACCGTGATTTTCAGTCACGTGCTCTACCAACTGAGCTACCTGGCCGGACCGGGGCGGAAAGTAGCATCCGGTGGGGTCCGGGGGAAGATGCTGTGCCCGGATAGGTCCTTCGACTGCGCCCGCTTCGCGGGCTCCGCTCAGGATGACAACCCGCCGGAGCCCCGTCTACCCCGCCACCCTACTCCGGTGCGCCGCCAGCAACTCCCCCCGGAAATCTGGGTGGGCAATGGAAATCAGCAGCTCCCCCCGCTCCCGGAGGGTCTTGCCGTGGAGGTTCACGGCCCCGAACTCGGTCACGACCCAGTGGACGTGCCCCCGGGTCGTGACCACCCCGGCCCCCGGGCTCAGCTCGGCCGCAATCCGCGAGACCGTCCCGCCGGCTGCCGTCGCTGGCAGGGCGATGATCGCCTTGCCCTTCGGCGCCCGGGCCGCCCCCCGGATGAAGTCCATCTGCCCGCCGATCCCCGAGTAGATCCGGTGCCCCATCGAGTCGGCGTTCACCTGACCGGTCAGGTCGACCTGGATCGCCGAGTTGATGGCGGTCATCCCCGGCATCTTGCAGATCAACTGGGTGTCGTTGGTCCAGTCGCAGCCGTGGAAGTGGACCAGCGGATTGTCGTTGATGAAATCGAAGAGCCGGCGCGTGCCGGTGACGAACGAGGTCGAGATCCGGCCGGTCTGCGTCGGCTTGAAGCGATTGGTGATCACGCCGGCCTCGACCAGGTCGACCAGCCGATCGGAGAACATCTCCGTGTGCACGCCGAGATCGTGCTTGCCGAAGAGCCGTGCGAGCACCGCGTCGGGGATCGCGCCGATCCCCATCTGCAGTGTGGCGCCATCACCGACGAGGTCGGCGATCAATTCGCCGATCTGCGCCGTGACCGGATTCTCCATGTCGGGAGCGTGCTCGTGCAGCGGCCGATCGGTGATCGTGAATGCACTCAGGCGCGACAGCGGCACCAGCGCGTTGCCGTGCGTCCGCGGCATCTGCCGATTGATCTCGGCGATCACGATCCGCGCCGAATCGACCGCGGCACGCGCGGTGTCGACCGACGGCCCCAACGTACAGAAGCCGTGCGCATCGGGCGGTGAGAGCTGCACCATCGCCACATCAAGCCGCACGTCACCGCTGGTGAAGAGCGACGGAATATCGGAAAGGAAGATCGGCACGAAGTCGGCGCGCCCGGCGGCCACCGGCTCGCGACACGCCGCGCCAGTGAAGAGCGACACCGAACGGAACTGCTCGGCGTACTGCGGCGCGAGGAACGGCAGCGGCCCCGCGAGATGCAGGTGCCACAGCTTCACGCCAGCAAGGTCACCACGCGCCGTCATCGCCTGCACCAGCGCCGTCGGCGTCGCCGAGGCGCCGTGCAGGAAGACGTTGCTATGACTGGACAGTTGCCGGACCACTTCGTCCGCCGAGACGGCGCGTGCTTCCCACCCTGAATTCACGACACACTCCGTAACGATGATCGATCATCGATCATCGATGATCGATGGATCAATCTCCGGCTCCCAACGAGAATCCGGCTTCAATGTCCTTGCGCGAATAGGCGCGGAACGCGATCAGCGTCTCGGTCTCCTTGATCCCGCTGAGCCGCACCATCCGGTCGGTGACCAGGTCGGCGAGGTCCTCGTTCGCCTGCACGCGGACGATCGCGACGAGGTCGAACTTCCCCGCGACGGAAAAGACATCACTCACTTCAGGCATCGCCGCGAGTTGCTCGGCGACCTCCTTGATGTGTTCCCGGGCAACAGTGAAGAGAATGACGGCAGTGACCACGGCGCGGCTCCGGTGAGGGACGCCGGAAATCTAGCGCCGTCGACGCTCAATGCTTTCGGCGATAATCTCCCACGAAGCCCACGGACCAACTCTTCCCGTCGGTCGAATTCTCGAAGATCTGCCGCACCACGCCGCCCGGGCGGATCAGCCAGCGACCGCGCGCCCAGCGTCCCTGCGGGCCGGGACCGGGGCCGGCCGTGGTCATCTCCATCGCGCCGTCGACGACGTTGCCGATGAAGGTCACGCTCGGCGTCGCGCCGGCGACCCAGACCTGGTGCCACTGCTTGTCGGTGGTCTCGAACCAGTTCAGCGAGGTGCCCGGCGGCCCCTGCTTCGGGCGCCAGACCTCGAGCACTGCGCAGCCGTCGGCCAGCTTGGTGATCGAGCTCTCGGCAATGTCCTTGCCGGCGGTGTCGGCCACGACCCACTCGCCCACCCAGTAGTCGAAGGCGGCGTGATTCGGGGTCGTGCAGGTCGGGGGCATCTTGGGTTGCGGCTGGGGTTGTTGCGCGGCGAGGGTCGCCGGGAGGAGTGCCAGCAGGGGGAGGAGTTGGTAGCGCACGGGACACTCGTGGTCGGAGGGGGACCGAAGGCTACCCTCGCGGGCGCCGCCGTTCCTCTCCTCAGAGTCAGCGTGCGGTCAGAAGAGTGCGGTCAGCCCCAAGGCGCCGACACTCGCGCCGTTTCCGCTGCTCAGGCGACGATGGAAGTCGACCTGGCCGAGGTGATAGGCGAGGTGGGTGGCGAGATGCACCAGGAAGCGGCCGGTGGGGATCACCTGCCCCTGCGTCGGATCGGAAAAGGGGAGCGGCAGCGGATACGGCACGTCGACAAAGGCGGGATCGAGCGCAGCGAGGGTCGCATCGACTTCGGTCCGCGTCGTGGTGATCAGCGTGAACAACTCTTCGCGAGGGACATCGCGGGTGGAGAACTCGCGCTCCCGATCGCGGACGTAGCCGGTGTCACCCAACGTGGCGCCGATGAAGTGGCGGAGGTTGCCCGCGAGATGCAGCGTGAGCGTGCCGGCGCTGTTCGGTGCGCCGGCCGGGAGCGCCCACACGGCGGCATCATCGGGATAGGCGGCGAGTTCGGCCGCCAAGCTGTCGAGATCGCGGCGCAGGCAGCGCCGAATGGCATCGATCATCACGCGGACACCCTCGCGCCGAGCCGCTCGCGGGCCTTGTTGGCTTGCCAGATGTGACGGCGCGCGTGCGCCGCCCCGATGTGCAGCGCGGAGAAGAAGGAGTAGTGCAACCGCGAGTCGAACGGCGACACCAACTCGACGCGGGTCAAGTCGACGCCGTCGCCCAACCGGATCATCGCCAGCAGCGCCTCCTGCGAGCGATCATACTCGGCGAGCGTCTCCGCCTTCGACATCGCCTCGTCGGGGACGAACGCCGCGGTAGTCGGATACTTCTGGCGCGCGGGCGGCTCGAGCGCCCGACAGAGCATCCACGCGAGGAACGAGCGCCGCATCGTGGCGGGAGCACGACGTGCACGCGATTCCGGTCGCTGCAACTGGTCGCGCATCGCGGGCAGGAAGGCTTCGGTGGTCAGCGTCAGGTGCCCGATGCACTCGCTCATCGACCACGAGGTCGGCGCGGGTCGGGTCACCCAGGTGCTCTCGTCGACCGACGCAGCGAGACGATGGATCTCCGCCTGCGCGGCGAGGAGTTGGTTGGTGACGATGGTGAGATCTGGATGCATCGGAGAAAGTAACCAGTGACCCGTGACCAGTGACCCGGACCCCCTGGTCACTGGTTACTGGTGACAGGTCACCGTGTCCTCACATCGTCGGCGTCAACATGATGTGCGCCTTCGGCGTGCCGGGGAACATCAGCCACGGCATGCCAGGCGCGCCCTTCGACGGGATGCCGGTGCTCGCCGGCGTCGCGAACGGCATGTAGATCACGTACAGGGCGCGGACTTCCTTGGTGTAGGTGCCGGCCGCCGCGTCGACGCCGCTGTGCGGCCCGAAGAGCTGCCAGAGCGCGCCGGCCTTCGGCATCGGCAACTTGCCGCTCTTCACTTCCTTAAAGCGCACCGAGTCGACCTCGCCGCCCTTCACGCCCTTGGCGCGGAGCGCGCGGCCGCGCGCCATGAACGGCTCGAGCGCCTTCTGATAGCAGGCGCCATGGTAATCGGCATCCTTCGGGTCGTCGGCGAGACAGAGCATCCCGCCGGTTCCCTTGCGCAGCGACACCAACTCGCCGGCCGCGTTGTAGCCGAGGACCGAGGCATCGGCGCGGAACTCCGTGGGCAGCGGCAGCACGGCCTTGGCGATCTGCTCCGCCGCGGGCGGGATCACGACCGGCGCGGCGGGGGCCGCCGGGGTCTGGGCGGCGAGCGGAAGGGCCAGCATCGGGAGCAGCAGGAGAGCGGACGCGCGCATCACGGCCTCGGGAGCATGGGGGTTGGGTGCAGCAATGTCGGGAAAGATAGGGCGAGTGCCGTCCAGCGCGCGCGGGTGGTCAGCGCAGCGAGGCGCGGGGGCCGAGTCGTTCGCGCCAGGGGCGCAGATTGGCGGCGGGATGGCGGGGCGTCAGGACGATTTCCTGCCGCACGACGGCGCCGCGGCTGAGGTGCAGCTCCTCGCTCTCTTCCCACTTGTAGCCGGCCGCCTGGACCTGCAACCGGAATCGCCTGGGAGGGAGGTGCAATGCGAATTCCCCGCCCACGCCCGTGACCGTCCCCACCCCGGTGGGGAGGAGGACCACCAGGGCGCTGCGGACGGGGGAGCCACTCGGGTCGCGGACGACACCGAAGAGGCGGCAACTCGACATCGGGATCCTCGGGAACGGGGCGGAGAGTGTACCGCCCGGGGCCCAAAGCCGCAATCTCAACGGCGCGCGAGGATCACAATGGGTAGGGGCGCAGCATGCTGCGCCCGGGCCCGCGTCGGGGAGATCGCCCCGGAGGCGAGAAGGGCGCGGCAGGCCGCGCCCCTACATCCGGGATCTGCCCGATTAGGGCAGTTCCGTCGCCTTGGCGATGATGGTGCCCACCAGGCCGTACCCCTTCGCTTCCTCGGCGCCGAGCCAGAAGTTGCGGTGGGTGTCGTCCTCGATCCGGGAGACCGGCTGCCCGGTCTCGCGGGCGAAGATCAGGTTCAGGCGCTCCCGCATCTTGACGATCTCGCGCGCCTCGATGGCGATGTCCGAGGCGGTGCCGCCCGCGCCGCCGGCCGGCTGGTGCAGCAGGAAGCGGGTGTTGGGGAGGCAGTAGCGCTGGCCCACCGGGACCGAGACGAAGATCAGGGCGCCGGCGCTGGCCACCCAGCCGGTCCCGACGATCCGGACCTGCGGGGTCACGAAGCGGATCATGTCGTGGATGGTGTCGCCCGCCTCGACGTGGCCACCCTGCGAATTGATATAGATCGTGATCGGCTCGGTGGCCGAGGCGGCGGAGAGCGCCAGCAGCTCGGCCATCACGCGGGCGGCCAGCTTCTGCGTGATCTCGCCCGAAATGATGATGGTCCGGGCATCGAAGAGGCGCTGGGCGATCGGCGCGCTCGCGGCGGCCGCCGCTTCCGGCGTCTCGGGGGTCTCGGGGGTCTCGGTATCGGCCATGGGGTTCACATCATGGTAGAGGTGCTGCCGGGCAGGGTGGGACGCACCCCGCAGAATCGCTGAACCCTAGCCGCGTCGCGGCGCGGGCGGCAGGGGCGCGGGGGAGGCAGGGCGACGCGTGCGTCGCCCGAACACACATCGACACCCGCCCGACCAGGCAGATATCCCCATGTGTAAGGGCGACGCATGCGTCGCCCTCCGCCCGCGGCGCGACGATCCCTCCCGTGGGCGAGGCAGGCCTCGCCCCTACACTGCCCGATGCACCACGTACCGCCCCGTGAACGCCGCGACTTCCACCCCGTGGGCGTCCCGCACCACGACCTCGACCGTCACCCGCCCCCGGCCATGCCGACGCAGTCCCGCCCAGAAATGGTCCATCGCCGCCGCGTCCGGTGCCTCGGCGGTGGCCAAGGCGTCGCTATGCACCGGCCGCAGGTAGCGCATGGTCGAATCCTGGATCACCACGTGGGCATGGTCGCCCGCCTCGCGGAGCGCCAGCCAGAGCAGACTCCAGCCCGCCAGCGTCGTCAACGCCGAAAGGGAACCGGCGAATGCGGTTCCCTTGTGGTTGCGATTGGGGGCCAGCGGCATCTGCAGCACCAGGGCACCCGGCGGCGCCGAGACGACCGCAATCCCGAGCGCCCCGGTGATCGGCAATTCTTCCTGCCAGACCAGCCGGAGCGCGTCGAGGGCGTTAGTGCTCACGGGCGCTTGATCAAGCCGCGCAGCCCACCCTTGAGGGCGTTCTTGCCGGCATCGGCGAGCGCGTTCTTGAAGGCGTTCGACATCGCCTTGCCGAGGTCGAAGTTCTTGAGCGCGTCGCACATCTGCTTCTGCTGTTCGGGGGTCATCTCACCCTCGCCGGCGCCGGCTTCCTTCGCCTTGGCCTTCGCGGCGGCGAGCGAGTCGGCGAGCTCCTTCGAGGCGAGTTGCTGGACCCACGCGCGGGCCGAGGAGTCGGCACGGGCGCGGTCCAGGTCCTCGGTCCACTTGATGTCGGCCGGCGGGTCGAACATCGTCGCATCGGTGGTGCGCGCCACGCTGGTGGCCGTCTGCTCGAAGTTGACGCAGAGCATCGACCCCGCGCTGTAGAGCGCGACCGGCGCCTTGTCCATGGTGCAGAAGGTGAAGGTGCCGAACTGCGTCATGGTGCAGGATTCGCCCGCGATCGTCTTGGTGCCGGTCGTCTTCCCCTCGAACGGCGTGCCCGGCATGGCGCGCGTCACGAACGCCGCCATCGACTGGATGTTCTCCTGGAAGCGCGCCTTCCCCGCCCCATCGAGCTCGTCATACGCCTTTGCCATGCTCGGCAGCGGGTTGACCATCTTGGTCCCCTTCTTCTTGTCGAGATCGGCGTTCCATATCACCTCCGGGTCCGTCAGCGACCAACTGCTGGTGGTGGACGTCTTCCCGAAGAACTTCCCGGTCATCGTGGTCCGCGACGCCATCTTGTCGCCACCCGAGGTGGAACGTCCGGTGCCGGTCATGTCGCCACCGTAGCTGTACTCGACGGTGTAGGCCGGAAGGGCACGGTTCGGGAGCTTGAACGGGTTCCATTGGGCCCCGGCCGGCAGCGCGGCGGCGAGGGTCAACAGCAGGGCGATGGATGAGGAGTGACGCATGACTGGACTCCTGACGGGAGGGTCTCCGGGGATGCTCCAAGTATCGGTGAGCGGCCCCTGCATTGCCAACACCCCGGCGGGGCGAGATCATTGAGGAATGTCCGCCCAGACGCCCCGTGGCCTCACGGTCCTCGATCACCCGCTGATTCGCCACAAGATGGCGCTACTCCGGGCGGCCACCACCACGTCCCGCGACTTCAAGCAGCTGGTCGGCGAGATCGCCGCGTTGATGACGTATGAAGTCACTCGCGACTTGCCGACGGCGCCGGTCGAGGTGGTCACGCCGCTCGAGACGATGACCGGCGAGACGCTCGCCGCGAAGGTGGCGCTGGTGCCGATCCTCCGCGCCGGGCTCGGCATGGTCGAGGCCGTGGTGCAGTTGATCCCCAACGCGCGTGTGGGCCATATCGGCCTCTTTCGCGATCATGACACGCTCAAGCCGGTTTCCTATTACTTCAAGGTGCCGACCCCGGTGGAGGAGCACAGATTTTTCCTCCTCGATCCGATGCTGGCCACGGGTGGATCGGCGGTCGAGGCGGCCACCGAGCTCAAGCGGGCCGGCGCGAAGGAAATTGCGCTGATCTGCCTGGTCGCGGTCCCTGAAGGGGTGGCCACCTTCACGGCTGCCCACCCGGATGTTCCGGTGTACGCTGCTGCCCTTGATCGGCAACTCAACGCCGATGGCTACATCCTCCCTGGTCTCGGCGATGCCGGCGACCGCCTCTTCGGGACCCGATGAGCGCTCCTCGGACGTTGACCTTCTTCGGTGGCGCCGCGACGTCGACCGGCTCGATGATTCTCCTCGAGGCGGCGGGCGCGCGCATCCTGCTCGACGCCGGCCTCTTCCAGGGGAACGTCGCCACCGCCGACGCCCTGAATCGCGAGCTGCCCCTCGACCCGCGCAAGGTCGATGCGATTCTCCTCTCGCAGGCCGGACTCGCCTACTCGGGCCGCACGCCGCAACTGGTGCGACACGGCTTCGACGGCCCGATCTACGGGACGCCGGCGACGCGCGACACCGCCGCGATTCTCCTCGCCGAGGCGGCGATGGAACTCGCGGCGAATCATGGCGAGCCGCTCTACGGCCTCAAGGATGTCATCGCGACGCAACAGCGATTCGTCGGCCAGCCGACGCACCGCCCGCTCCACCTTCGGCGCAACCTGGTCTTCGAGATGTTCGACGCCGGCCACATCCTCGGTTCGACCTCGATCGAGTTGCGCACCGGCGAGGGCGGCTCGCACCGCATCATCTACAGCGGCTGCATCGGCCGCTCCGGGTCGGCGCTGCTCCCCGATCCGGAAGTGATGCCGGGCGAAGTCGACACGCTGATTCTCGGCTCGCCGTTCGCGCACGCCTCGCACGGGATGTTCGCCGATGCGCAGCAACAGTTGGCGACGATCATTCGCGACACCACCGCGCGCGGCGGTCAGGTGATCATCCCGGCGTCGTCGCTCGGTCCGGTGCAGGAGCTGATCCGCACCGTGCAGGCGCTGTGGCGCCGGGGCCAGCTCCCCGAGGTGCCGATCTGGATCGACTCCGCGACCGACGTCTGCCTCCCCACGATGATGCGGTTACATCCGGAGTCCCTCGGCATCGGCGAGCGCGCGTATGCCGAAGTCGGCGGGCCGTTCGATCACGCCCTGCTCCACTACGTGCGCAACGACGCCGACCGGATGCAGCTCGATGGTCACAGCGGTCCGGCGATCATCATCGCGCCGGGCGAGAGCGGCGACACCGGCCGTGCCGCCCACCACCTCCGTCGCTGCCTCGGTGATGAGCGCCACACGGTGATCTTCCTCGCGCCCAACGAGGAAGAGTCCGTCGGTCGCCTGCTGCAGGAGGGGGCCAGCGAGGTCACCATCCTCGGCGAGTCGGTCCAGCGCCGGGCCGGCATCGAGACGCTCACTGCCTACTCGGGGCATGCCGACGGCGAGGAGATGCGCACTTGGCTCCGCGCCCTCGGTGGCCCCATCAAGCGCGCCTTCGTCGTGCACGGCGATGACCTGGCCGTGGCCATCATGGTCACCATTCTCCGGGAGGAGGGCGTACGCGACGTCATCGTCCCGCGGCAGGGGGAATCGTTCCCCTTCTGAGCAACCGCCGGCAGGCCTGGGTCGCGGCGTTCGCTGCGGCAGTCGCCAGCGTGTACGTCCTCTCCTTCTTCGCGGTCCTGGTCGTCTCCCGCCAGGACCAGCGCTATCAGGCCGATGCGATCGTCGTCCTCGGCGCGGCCCAGTACAACGGCCGCCCCTCCCCCGTCCTGCAGGCACGCCTCGACCACGCCGCCGTCCTCTTCCGTGCAGGGTACGCCGAGTTGATCGTCGTTACCGGTGGCATTGTCGAGGGCGACCGGATGAGCGAGGCGACCGCCGGCCAGCGCTACCTCGTCAGCGTCGGGATTCCGGCGACGTCGATCGCGGTGGCCCCGGAGGGACGCACCACGGCGGGGTCGATGACGGCCGTCGCCGACTATCTCAATGGCGAGGGGCTCAACCGGGCGATCCTCGTCTCCGATCCGTTCCACCTGGCGCGGTTGCGGATCGAGGCGCGTCGCCTCGGCCTCGAGGCCTGGACGTCGCCGACGGCGACCTCCCCGATCTCTCGACGATTCGGCACGGAGCTGCAATACCTCCTCGCCGAAGCAGGCAAGCTGCCGATTCTCGTGTTGCAGGGGTTCTTCCGATGACGGATATCTCGCTGACCTTCTGGGGCGCTGCCGGCCAAGTCACCGGTTCCTGCCACCACCTCGAATGGCGTGGCCACCGTGTGGCGCTCGACGCTGGCCTCTTCCAGGGGCGCCGCGAGGAATCGCATCGGCTCAACGCCGAGACGCCCTTCGATCCGCGCCAGCTGGATGCGGTGATTCTCTCGCACGCGCATATCGATCACAGCGGGCGGTTGCCGCTGCTGGTGGCGCGCCAATTCGACAAGCCGATCTACGCGACGCCCGCCACGCGGGATCTCTGCGCCATCATGCTCCCCGACTCGGCCCACATCCAGGAGAGCGACTTCCGCTACCTGCAGCGGAAGGGGCGCGCGGGCCCGGGCTCCGAGCCGCTGTACACCATGGCCGACGCCTACCATGTGCAGGAGTTGATGGAGGCGCATCCGTACGGCCGACCGTTCAAGGTCGCTGATGACCTCACCGTGACCTTCCGCGATGCCGGCCACATCCTCGGCGCCGCCAACATGGAGATTGTCATCGACGGCGCCGGCGGGGCACCGCATCGGTTGGTCTTCTCGGGCGACATCGGCCGCTGGGGTCAGCCGATCATTCGCGATCCGGACGGTCCGAAGGGCCCGATCGACACGCTGATCATCGAAAGCACCTATTCGCTCAAGCAGCACGACACCACCGAGGATGCGATGGCGCGCCTCGCCGACGTGGTCAGCCGGGTCGCGGCGCGGGGCGGCAAGATCCTGGTGCCATCGTTCGCGGTGGGACGCACGCAGGAGCTGGTGTACGCGCTGCACGAGCTCGCGAACGCCGCGCGGATCCCGCAGATCCCGATCTACATCGATTCGCCGCTCGCCGTCGAAGCCACCGCCGTCTTCCGGTTGCACCCCGAGGTCTTCGACCAGAACGAGGGCTTCATCAAGACGGGGACGCCGATCTTCGACAATCACCTCGTGCATTACGTCCGCGACATCGAGGAGTCGAAGAAGCTCAATGCGCTGCAGGGGCCGGCGATCATCATCTCGGCGAGTGGCATGGCCGAGGCGGGGCGGATCCTGCACCACCTGGCGAACCATGCCGGCGACCCGAAGAACGCCATCCTCTTCGTCGGCTTCCAGGCGGAGCACACGCTGGGGCGGCGGATCAGCGAGGGGCGCAACCCCGTGAAGATTCTCGGCGTCGAAACCACCATCGGCGCCGAGGTGGTCAAGATCGACGGCTACTCCGCGCACGCCGGCAGCGATGAGTTGCGCCGCTGGGTGCGCAACCTCGGTGGCCCGATCCAACGCGCCTTCTGCGTCCACGGCGAACCGGAATCCCTCGCCGGGATGAAGAAACTCCTCGAAGAGGAAGGCGTACGAGAAGTGATGATTCCGAGTCATGGGGAAAAGTTCACGCTGTAACTGATGCACCCTGGGTGGTGTCATCCTGAGCGAAGCGTTGCCGAGGTTGTCATCCTGAGCGAAGCGACCCGCAGGGTCGCGCAGTCGAAGGACCTATGCGTGATACTTGAGGTCCTTCGACTTCGCCCGCTTCGCGGGCTCCGCTCAGGATGACAACAGCCAATAGGTTCGCTCAGGATGACAACCTCCGGGGCTCGTCCACACCACGGAGGTTTCCGCTTGCGCACCCGTCTGTTTGCCCTCGCGCTGCTCTTGGGCGCGGCTCCGCTTACTGGTCAGGGCCTGAAGGTCCCCGCCACCGTGGACACCCTGCCGAACGGCCTCCGGCTGATCGTGCACGAGGACCAGTCCACGCCGATCGTCACCGTCAACGTCTGGTATCACACCGGCTCCGGGTCGGAGAAGGTTGGCCGCACCGGATTCGCGCACCTCTTCGAGCACCTGATGTTCATGGGCTCCCAGCATGCCGTCTATCCGGCGTTCGATCGGCTCCTCGAGGCCGCCGGCGCCAACAACAACGGTTCCACGACCGAAGACCGCACCAACTACTACGAGTCGGGTCCGGTCTCGGCGCTGCCGCTGATGCTGTGGCTCGAAGCCGACCGGATGGGATGGCTGCTGCCGACGATGGACGCGGCGAAGGTCGATGCCCAGCGCGACATCGTGAAGAACGAGCGCCGGCAGAGCTACGAGAACCAGCCGTACGGCATGGTGGCCGACCACATGCCCCGGATGCTCTACCCCGCGGGCCATCCGTATTCGTGGCCGGTGATCGGCTCGATGGTCGACCTCTCGGCGGCGTCGGTGGAGGATGTGAAGGACTTCTTCCGCACCTGGTACGCGCCGAACAACGCGGTGATCACCGTGGCCGGCGCCGTGAAGCGCGACTCCGTGCTCACGCTGGTCAAGCACTACTTCAGCGCGATCCCGCGCGGCCCCGCGATCACCGCCATCAATCCGACCCGGCCGAAGATGAGCCGCGACACCGCGCTGGTGCTTGAAGACCGGGTGCAGGCGGCGCAGCTCGAGTACGCCTTCCCCACGGTCAAGGCGTGGGACCCGGACGATGCCGCGCTGCAGGTGGCCCGGATGATCCTCACGGGATCGAAGAACGCCCGGCTCACCAAGCGACTCGTGTATGACGAACAGTCGGCGACGACGGTGCGCGCCTCCGCCGGCAGCAGCCGCTAT
Above is a genomic segment from Gemmatimonadota bacterium containing:
- a CDS encoding insulinase family protein, which produces MRTRLFALALLLGAAPLTGQGLKVPATVDTLPNGLRLIVHEDQSTPIVTVNVWYHTGSGSEKVGRTGFAHLFEHLMFMGSQHAVYPAFDRLLEAAGANNNGSTTEDRTNYYESGPVSALPLMLWLEADRMGWLLPTMDAAKVDAQRDIVKNERRQSYENQPYGMVADHMPRMLYPAGHPYSWPVIGSMVDLSAASVEDVKDFFRTWYAPNNAVITVAGAVKRDSVLTLVKHYFSAIPRGPAITAINPTRPKMSRDTALVLEDRVQAAQLEYAFPTVKAWDPDDAALQVARMILTGSKNARLTKRLVYDEQSATTVRASAGSSRYDGDFSIVARPKPGKPIGPVQRAVDEELRRLGEAPPTAREMEQAKNSLEAAFLRSTQTVGGKADRLNSYYFEVGVPDAFQRDLDRLRAVTAADVQRVVKQYLTGPRAVVSVVPMGKRELAAEPRGVTP